Proteins encoded together in one Clostridia bacterium window:
- the hisB gene encoding imidazoleglycerol-phosphate dehydratase HisB produces the protein MRQARIARKTNETDIMLALNLDGRGTYQISTGIRFLDHMLELFSRHGGFDLKLTCEGDLDLDQHHTVEDVGIALGEAFDRALGDKRGILRAGYFLMPMDETLGLAAVDFGGRTSALIDTKVRTRMVGDLEAELVHDFFEGFARGARANVHLKTMYGRSSHHKIEALFKAFARALRVACSKDGRLAKMLPSTKGLL, from the coding sequence ATGAGACAGGCACGCATCGCGCGAAAGACCAACGAGACCGACATCATGCTGGCCCTCAACCTTGACGGGCGCGGCACGTACCAGATCTCGACCGGGATCCGCTTCCTGGATCACATGCTCGAACTCTTCTCGCGGCACGGTGGTTTCGACCTAAAGCTCACCTGCGAAGGCGACCTCGACCTCGATCAGCACCACACGGTCGAAGATGTCGGCATTGCGCTGGGTGAGGCCTTCGATAGGGCGCTTGGCGACAAGAGAGGAATTCTGCGCGCCGGCTACTTCCTGATGCCGATGGACGAAACACTCGGGCTCGCGGCGGTAGATTTCGGCGGACGCACCAGCGCGCTGATCGACACGAAGGTAAGAACTCGCATGGTTGGCGATCTCGAAGCCGAACTTGTCCATGACTTCTTCGAGGGTTTCGCTCGCGGCGCCCGGGCAAATGTCCATCTAAAGACGATGTACGGCCGCTCAAGTCATCACAAGATCGAGGCGCTGTTCAAAGCATTCGCGCGTGCATTGCGGGTAGCCTGTTCCAAAGACGGGCGTCTGGCCAAGATGCTGCCGAGCACCAAGGGCCTGCTATGA
- the hisH gene encoding imidazole glycerol phosphate synthase subunit HisH gives MKKITIIDYRAGNLASVQKAFEYLGCETVITDDPQIVRSAQTIVLPGVGHFGTMARLEQSRVKAEIEGKIAAGTPFLGICLGMQWLFEGSAEAPGVRGLGLFAGRCEHFVTGVKVPHVGWNNLEARGKSRLFAGVPHDGFVYYTHSYRAPVTDGVIATTHYGEPFAAAAERDNVYGVQFHPEKSSDIGLAILRNFCEAAC, from the coding sequence ATGAAGAAGATCACTATCATTGACTATCGCGCGGGCAATCTTGCCTCAGTGCAGAAAGCCTTCGAATATCTCGGCTGTGAAACGGTCATCACCGATGACCCGCAGATCGTGCGTTCGGCGCAGACGATTGTCCTTCCAGGCGTAGGACACTTCGGCACCATGGCGCGCCTGGAGCAGAGCAGGGTGAAGGCGGAGATTGAAGGCAAGATCGCCGCCGGCACGCCCTTCCTGGGCATCTGCCTCGGCATGCAGTGGCTCTTTGAGGGCAGCGCCGAAGCACCCGGAGTCAGGGGTCTCGGCCTTTTCGCGGGACGTTGCGAGCATTTCGTAACCGGGGTAAAAGTCCCGCACGTCGGCTGGAACAATTTGGAGGCCCGGGGCAAGTCGCGCCTGTTTGCGGGCGTCCCGCATGATGGGTTTGTCTATTACACGCACTCCTACCGTGCACCGGTGACTGACGGCGTCATCGCAACGACACACTACGGCGAACCATTCGCCGCCGCAGCCGAACGCGACAATGTCTATGGTGTACAGTTTCACCCGGAAAAGTCGAGCGACATCGGCTTGGCAATCCTCAGGAACTTCTGCGAGGCCGCATGTTGA